A region from the Lolium perenne isolate Kyuss_39 chromosome 4, Kyuss_2.0, whole genome shotgun sequence genome encodes:
- the LOC127296336 gene encoding uncharacterized protein, translating into MSSDFTLSSPTRRDPVPSCYGEFCINDFARLKACDDPATIQAYQQFCDSWLAAAKHQVSLRPKSPSPEEQSKRKEERHRKGLLIALNTYAKRNNMQLAEFEFVEEKERNLVDGRLGGYVHSNFMVKGVDDTPILFFAELHPVCSKEEHVVICTPLEENDSGHCFGCDKRAKKLRHPTGGGHLGGQEDVPFYRIEEDSDDECFM; encoded by the exons ATGTCGTCAGACTTCACTCTATCCTCGCCGACTCGCCGCGATCCAGTTCCCAGTTGTTACGGAGAATTTTGCAT TAACGACTTTGCCAGACTCAAGGCATGTGACGATCCCGCCACTATACAAGCATATCAGCAGTTTTGTGATTCTTGGCTTGCTGCCGCCAAGCACCAGGTCAGCCTGAGGCCCAAGTCGCCATCCCCTGAGGAGCAATCGAAACGCAAAGAAGAGCGTCATCGCAAGGGCTTGCTCATAGCGCTCAACACATATGCCAAGCGAAACAATATGCAG CTTGCTGAGTTTGAATTTGTTGAAGAGAAAGAGAGGAATCTAGTTGATGGACGCCTAGGAGGATATGTGCACTCCAACTTTATGGTGAAAGGTGTAGATGACACACCAATTCTCTTCTTTGCTGAACTGCATCCTGTTTGCAGCAAGGAGGAGCATGTTGTTATCTGCACTCCTCTGGAGGAGAACGACTCGG GTCATTGTTTTGGGTGTGATAAGCGAGCGAAGAAGCTTAGGCACCCTACAGGCGGTGGCCACTTGGGTGGGCAGGAGGATGTGCCTTTTTATCGCATAGAGGAGGATAGTGATGATGAGTGTTTTATGTAA